In Corvus moneduloides isolate bCorMon1 chromosome 12, bCorMon1.pri, whole genome shotgun sequence, the following proteins share a genomic window:
- the LOC116450013 gene encoding uncharacterized protein LOC116450013 isoform X3 translates to MKRSRGESKRNTEPLTCHSCGSGTASELGEPGTTVQCEICLENLTMQVNRYKLKCLEVKNQTNIVVPGENCMNFTSSNMSTAHTGICMCRVFITRPNSTDAGNSTQAAVLSCGSAESQTNVTEKIWTGLNLLLCILFGFAVGTLLYMPVIGFLLWQCRRNRTGELMSGEVVKGNQVAPVTGTADLTYANLNFRNKGTGSASSNVIYTEIKPSQQKQSGGDGSAASTEVDVSPKEEGE, encoded by the exons GAACAGCCAGTGAGCTGGGAGAGCCAGGCACCACTGTGCAGTGCGAGATTTGTTTGGAGAATCTCACAATGCAGGTGAATAGGTACAAACTTAAATGTCTGGAAGTGAAGAATCAAACCAACATTGTGGTTCCAGGAGAAAACTGTATGAATTTCACCAGCTCAAACATGAGTACAGCCCACACAGGGATCTGTATGTGTAGGGTCTTCATCACAAGACCAAACTCGACAGACGCTGGAAACAGCACACAAGCAGCAGTTCTCA gctgtggctctgcagaaTCTCAGACCAATGTCACAGAGAAGATCTGGACAG GACTTAACCTCCTCCTGTGCatcctctttggctttgcagtcGGGACGCTCCTTTACATGCCAGTAATTGGCTTCCTGCTGTGGCAGTGCAGAAGGAACAGAACAG GAGAGCTCATGAGTGGGGAAGTGGTGAAGGGGAATCAG gtGGCTCCAGTGACAGGGACCGCAGACCTGACCTATGCCAACCTGAATTTTAGAAACAAGGGGACAGGATCTGCTTCCTCCAACGTCATTTACACTGAGATCAAGCCATCACAACAGAAGCAGAGTGGTGGGGatggcagtgctgccagcacagaggtGGATGTCTCCCCCAAGGAAGAGGGTGAATGA
- the LOC116450013 gene encoding uncharacterized protein LOC116450013 isoform X1, protein MKRSRGESKRNTEPLTCHSCGSGTASELGEPGTTVQCEICLENLTMQVNRYKLKCLEVKNQTNIVVPGENCMNFTSSNMSTAHTGICMCRVFITRPNSTDAGNSTQAAVLSCGSAESQTNVTEKIWTGLNLLLCILFGFAVGTLLYMPVIGFLLWQCRRNRTGELMSGEVVKGNQVSMVAPVTGTADLTYANLNFRNKGTGSASSNVIYTEIKPSQQKQSGGDGSAASTEVDVSPKEEGE, encoded by the exons GAACAGCCAGTGAGCTGGGAGAGCCAGGCACCACTGTGCAGTGCGAGATTTGTTTGGAGAATCTCACAATGCAGGTGAATAGGTACAAACTTAAATGTCTGGAAGTGAAGAATCAAACCAACATTGTGGTTCCAGGAGAAAACTGTATGAATTTCACCAGCTCAAACATGAGTACAGCCCACACAGGGATCTGTATGTGTAGGGTCTTCATCACAAGACCAAACTCGACAGACGCTGGAAACAGCACACAAGCAGCAGTTCTCA gctgtggctctgcagaaTCTCAGACCAATGTCACAGAGAAGATCTGGACAG GACTTAACCTCCTCCTGTGCatcctctttggctttgcagtcGGGACGCTCCTTTACATGCCAGTAATTGGCTTCCTGCTGTGGCAGTGCAGAAGGAACAGAACAG GAGAGCTCATGAGTGGGGAAGTGGTGAAGGGGAATCAGGTCAGTATG gtGGCTCCAGTGACAGGGACCGCAGACCTGACCTATGCCAACCTGAATTTTAGAAACAAGGGGACAGGATCTGCTTCCTCCAACGTCATTTACACTGAGATCAAGCCATCACAACAGAAGCAGAGTGGTGGGGatggcagtgctgccagcacagaggtGGATGTCTCCCCCAAGGAAGAGGGTGAATGA
- the LOC116450013 gene encoding uncharacterized protein LOC116450013 isoform X2: MELWLTNTFLPLLLLTWLPVGTASELGEPGTTVQCEICLENLTMQVNRYKLKCLEVKNQTNIVVPGENCMNFTSSNMSTAHTGICMCRVFITRPNSTDAGNSTQAAVLSCGSAESQTNVTEKIWTGLNLLLCILFGFAVGTLLYMPVIGFLLWQCRRNRTGELMSGEVVKGNQVSMVAPVTGTADLTYANLNFRNKGTGSASSNVIYTEIKPSQQKQSGGDGSAASTEVDVSPKEEGE, from the exons GAACAGCCAGTGAGCTGGGAGAGCCAGGCACCACTGTGCAGTGCGAGATTTGTTTGGAGAATCTCACAATGCAGGTGAATAGGTACAAACTTAAATGTCTGGAAGTGAAGAATCAAACCAACATTGTGGTTCCAGGAGAAAACTGTATGAATTTCACCAGCTCAAACATGAGTACAGCCCACACAGGGATCTGTATGTGTAGGGTCTTCATCACAAGACCAAACTCGACAGACGCTGGAAACAGCACACAAGCAGCAGTTCTCA gctgtggctctgcagaaTCTCAGACCAATGTCACAGAGAAGATCTGGACAG GACTTAACCTCCTCCTGTGCatcctctttggctttgcagtcGGGACGCTCCTTTACATGCCAGTAATTGGCTTCCTGCTGTGGCAGTGCAGAAGGAACAGAACAG GAGAGCTCATGAGTGGGGAAGTGGTGAAGGGGAATCAGGTCAGTATG gtGGCTCCAGTGACAGGGACCGCAGACCTGACCTATGCCAACCTGAATTTTAGAAACAAGGGGACAGGATCTGCTTCCTCCAACGTCATTTACACTGAGATCAAGCCATCACAACAGAAGCAGAGTGGTGGGGatggcagtgctgccagcacagaggtGGATGTCTCCCCCAAGGAAGAGGGTGAATGA